In Gambusia affinis linkage group LG08, SWU_Gaff_1.0, whole genome shotgun sequence, a single window of DNA contains:
- the LOC122835943 gene encoding interferon-induced transmembrane protein 3-like, whose product MDRGYYSEPHPVETVPLQDRHQVSPGQPAGPTGGQHIVVNVPTEPPADYLVWSLWNFIYGNICCLGFVAVVYSVRARDRKLVGDQEGARRHASIARALNITATVLMSLLVFLAIVVPTAMIAQGARNYSEYNRNINHNNGYNRFRNYNYRY is encoded by the exons ATGGATCGTGGGTACTACTCTGAACCTCACCCTGTTGAGACCGTCCCACTGCAGGACAGACATCAAGTGTCCCCTGGACAGCCTGCGGGTCCCACAGGAGGTCAGCACATCGTAGTGAACGTCCCCACTGAGCCTCCAGCAGATTATCTGGTCTGGTCGCTGTGGAACTTCATCTACGGAAATATTTGCTGCCTTGGATTCGTGGCTGTGGTTTATTCTGTCAGG gcCAGAGACAGGAAGCTGGTTGGAGATCAGGAAGGAGCCAGACGTCACGCCTCCATCGCTCGCGCTCTCAACATCACAGCGACCGTCCTGATGTCTCTACTCGTCTTTCTCGCCATCGTTGTGCCCACTGCTATGATAGCACAAGGAGCAAGAAATTACAGTGAAtataacagaaatataaatcacAATAATGGATATAACAGATTCAGAAATTACAACTATCGTTACTAA
- the LOC122835942 gene encoding dispanin subfamily A member 2b-like isoform X1 translates to MDRGYYSEPHPVETVPLQDRHQVSRGQPAGPTGGQHIVVNVPTEPPADYLVWSLWNFIYGNICCLGFVAVVYSVRARDRKLVGDQEGARRHASTARALNITATVLMSLLVFLAIVVPIAIVVQMASYYNNEYNRNINYNNEYNRNINHNNGYNRFRYYNYRH, encoded by the exons ATGGATCGTGGGTACTACTCTGAACCTCACCCTGTTGAGACCGTCCCACTGCAGGACAGACATCAAGTGTCCCGTGGACAGCCTGCGGGTCCCACAGGAGGTCAGCACATCGTAGTGAACGTCCCCACTGAGCCTCCAGCAGATTATCTGGTCTGGTCGCTGTGGAACTTCATCTACGGAAATATTTGCTGCCTTGGATTCGTGGCTGTGGTTTATTCTGTCAGG gcCAGAGACAGGAAGCTGGTTGGAGATCAGGAAGGAGCCAGACGTCACGCCTCCACCGCTCGCGCTCTCAACATCACAGCGACCGTCCTGATGTCTCTACTCGTCTTTCTCGCCATCGTTGTGCCCATTGCTATAGTGGTACAGATGGCAAGCTATTACAATAATGAAtataacagaaatataaattacaataatgaatataacagaaatataaatcacAATAATGGATATAACAGATTCAGATATTACAACTATCGTCACTAA
- the LOC122835931 gene encoding mannose-binding protein C-like isoform X5 codes for MEHRGFLEFRDKKEILVRLDQGGHLEWLDHLDHLDHLDPSPCVDEDVERLMKITAKLDLAITFDFVRKVGQKYFVSNKERGSFQKAADFCQQRGLELALPQSEEENHMLLQLMGQDEKRAWININMRKAEGNFQSDMKNRPLTFTKWGESQPDQGIQDSGCSMATEDGTWRVTPDCSLDADIICQL; via the exons ATGGAGCACCGG GGTTTCCTGGAATTCCGGGACAAAAAGGAGATCCTGGTTCGACTGGACCAAGGG GGCCACCTGGAATGGTTGGACCACCTGGACCATCTGGACCATCTGGACCCGTCACCATGTGTGGACGAG GATGTTGAAAGACTGATGAAGATCACCGCTAAGCTGGACCTTG CTATAACCTTTGACTTCGTGAGGAAGGTGGGTCAGAAATACTTTGTGTCCAACAAGGAGAGAGGATCTTTCCAGAAGGCTGCAGATTTCTGCCAGCAACGAGGCTTGGAGCTGGCTCTGCCCCAGAGTGAGGAGGAGAACCACATGCTGCTTCAGCTGATGGGTCAAGATGAGAAAAGAGCCTGGATCAACATCAACATGAGAAAAGCAGAAGGGAACTTCCAGTCCGACATGAAAaatcgacctctgacctttaccAAATGGGGAGAAAGTCAGCCGGATCAAGGCATTCAGGACAGCGGCTGCAGCATGGCAACTGAGGACGGCACCTGGAGAGTGACACCAGACTGTTCTCTGGACGCTGACATCATCTGTCAGCTGTAG
- the LOC122835931 gene encoding pulmonary surfactant-associated protein D-like isoform X4: MRFCFLFCVFCLIVPMSLSQQPGPPGEKGDRGFPGPPGAPGPIGLKGETGRPGFPGPPGVEGRDGAPGFPGIPGQKGDPGSTGPRGPPGMVGPPGPSGPSGPVTMCGRELFNSFTRDVERLMKITAKLDLAITFDFVRKVGQKYFVSNKERGSFQKAADFCQQRGLELALPQSEEENHMLLQLMGQDEKRAWININMRKAEGNFQSDMKNRPLTFTKWGESQPDQGIQDSGCSMATEDGTWRVTPDCSLDADIICQL; encoded by the exons atgaggttttgttttctcttctgtgttttctgtctaaTTGTCCCCATGAGCCTCAGTCAGCAGCCGGGTCCCCCTGGTGAGAAAGGTGACAGAGGATTTCCTGGACCACCTGGAGCACCTGGACCAATAG GACTTAAGGGAGAAACAGGACGTCCTGGATTTCCTGGACCACCAGGAGTAGAAGGACGTGATGGAGCACCGG GGTTTCCTGGAATTCCGGGACAAAAAGGAGATCCTGGTTCGACTGGACCAAGGG GGCCACCTGGAATGGTTGGACCACCTGGACCATCTGGACCATCTGGACCCGTCACCATGTGTGGACGAG AGCTCTTTAATTCTTTCACACGGGATGTTGAAAGACTGATGAAGATCACCGCTAAGCTGGACCTTG CTATAACCTTTGACTTCGTGAGGAAGGTGGGTCAGAAATACTTTGTGTCCAACAAGGAGAGAGGATCTTTCCAGAAGGCTGCAGATTTCTGCCAGCAACGAGGCTTGGAGCTGGCTCTGCCCCAGAGTGAGGAGGAGAACCACATGCTGCTTCAGCTGATGGGTCAAGATGAGAAAAGAGCCTGGATCAACATCAACATGAGAAAAGCAGAAGGGAACTTCCAGTCCGACATGAAAaatcgacctctgacctttaccAAATGGGGAGAAAGTCAGCCGGATCAAGGCATTCAGGACAGCGGCTGCAGCATGGCAACTGAGGACGGCACCTGGAGAGTGACACCAGACTGTTCTCTGGACGCTGACATCATCTGTCAGCTGTAG
- the LOC122835942 gene encoding dispanin subfamily A member 2b-like isoform X2, translated as MDRGYYSEPHPVETVPLQDRHQVSRGQPAGPTGGQHIVVNVPTEPPADYLVWSLWNFIYGNICCLGFVAVVYSVRARDRKLVGDQEGARRHASTARALNITATVLMSLLVFLAIVVPIAIVVQMASYYNNEYNRNINYNNGYNRFRYYNYRH; from the exons ATGGATCGTGGGTACTACTCTGAACCTCACCCTGTTGAGACCGTCCCACTGCAGGACAGACATCAAGTGTCCCGTGGACAGCCTGCGGGTCCCACAGGAGGTCAGCACATCGTAGTGAACGTCCCCACTGAGCCTCCAGCAGATTATCTGGTCTGGTCGCTGTGGAACTTCATCTACGGAAATATTTGCTGCCTTGGATTCGTGGCTGTGGTTTATTCTGTCAGG gcCAGAGACAGGAAGCTGGTTGGAGATCAGGAAGGAGCCAGACGTCACGCCTCCACCGCTCGCGCTCTCAACATCACAGCGACCGTCCTGATGTCTCTACTCGTCTTTCTCGCCATCGTTGTGCCCATTGCTATAGTGGTACAGATGGCAAGCTATTACAATAATGAAtataacagaaatataaatt acAATAATGGATATAACAGATTCAGATATTACAACTATCGTCACTAA
- the LOC122835941 gene encoding dispanin subfamily A member 2b-like yields the protein MDPCSTSVTYTVHPVETVPLQDRHQVSRGQPAGPTGGQHIVVNVPTEPPADYLVWSLWNFIYGNICCLGFVAVVYSVRARDRKLVGDQEGARRHASIARALNITATVLMSLLVFLAIVVPTAMIAQGASYYNNEYNRNINYNNEYNRNINHNNGYNGYRYYNYRH from the exons ATGGATCCTTGTTCCACCTCTGTAACTTACACAGTTCACCCTGTTGAGACCGTCCCACTGCAGGACAGACATCAAGTGTCCCGTGGACAGCCTGCGGGTCCCACAGGAGGTCAGCACATCGTAGTGAACGTCCCCACTGAGCCTCCAGCAGATTATCTGGTCTGGTCGCTGTGGAACTTCATCTATGGAAATATTTGCTGCCTTGGATTCGTGGCTGTGGTTTATTCTGTCAGG gcCAGAGACAGGAAGCTGGTTGGAGATCAGGAAGGAGCCAGACGTCACGCCTCCATCGCTCGCGCTCTCAACATCACAGCGACCGTCCTGATGTCTCTGCTCGTCTTTCTCGCCATCGTTGTGCCCACTGCTATGATAGCACAAGGAGCAAGCTATTACAATAATGAAtataacagaaatataaattacaataatgaatataacagaaatataaatcacAATAATGGATATAACGGATATAGATATTACAACTATCGTCACTAA
- the LOC122835942 gene encoding dispanin subfamily A member 2b-like isoform X3, which translates to MDRGYYSEPHPVETVPLQDRHQVSRGQPAGPTGGQHIVVNVPTEPPADYLVWSLWNFIYGNICCLGFVAVVYSVRARDRKLVGDQEGARRHASTARALNITATVLMSLLVFLAIVVPIAIVVQMASYYNNEYNRNINHNNGYNRFRYYNYRH; encoded by the exons ATGGATCGTGGGTACTACTCTGAACCTCACCCTGTTGAGACCGTCCCACTGCAGGACAGACATCAAGTGTCCCGTGGACAGCCTGCGGGTCCCACAGGAGGTCAGCACATCGTAGTGAACGTCCCCACTGAGCCTCCAGCAGATTATCTGGTCTGGTCGCTGTGGAACTTCATCTACGGAAATATTTGCTGCCTTGGATTCGTGGCTGTGGTTTATTCTGTCAGG gcCAGAGACAGGAAGCTGGTTGGAGATCAGGAAGGAGCCAGACGTCACGCCTCCACCGCTCGCGCTCTCAACATCACAGCGACCGTCCTGATGTCTCTACTCGTCTTTCTCGCCATCGTTGTGCCCATTGCTATAGTGGTACAGATGGCAAGCT attacaataatgaatataacagaaatataaatcacAATAATGGATATAACAGATTCAGATATTACAACTATCGTCACTAA
- the LOC122835931 gene encoding uncharacterized protein LOC122835931 isoform X2 has translation MRFCFLFCVFCLIVPMSLSQQPGPPGEKGDRGFPGPPGAPGPIGLKGETGRPGFPGPPGVEGRDGAPGISPQSKESFSKELKNRAKKIWRKRRAIKNTLAIFYNFFTANEDFLISFWIQGFLEFRDKKEILVRLDQGGHLEWLDHLDHLDHLDPSPCVDEDVERLMKITAKLDLAITFDFVRKVGQKYFVSNKERGSFQKAADFCQQRGLELALPQSEEENHMLLQLMGQDEKRAWININMRKAEGNFQSDMKNRPLTFTKWGESQPDQGIQDSGCSMATEDGTWRVTPDCSLDADIICQL, from the exons atgaggttttgttttctcttctgtgttttctgtctaaTTGTCCCCATGAGCCTCAGTCAGCAGCCGGGTCCCCCTGGTGAGAAAGGTGACAGAGGATTTCCTGGACCACCTGGAGCACCTGGACCAATAG GACTTAAGGGAGAAACAGGACGTCCTGGATTTCCTGGACCACCAGGAGTAGAAGGACGTGATGGAGCACCGGGTATCAGCCCACAAAGCAAAGAGAGTTTTTCTAAAGAGCTAAAGaatagagcaaaaaaaatctggagaaagagaagagcaataaaaaatactctAGCCATATTCTATAACTTTTTTACTGCCAATGAAGATTTCCTTATCTCTTTTTGGATTCAGGGTTTCCTGGAATTCCGGGACAAAAAGGAGATCCTGGTTCGACTGGACCAAGGG GGCCACCTGGAATGGTTGGACCACCTGGACCATCTGGACCATCTGGACCCGTCACCATGTGTGGACGAG GATGTTGAAAGACTGATGAAGATCACCGCTAAGCTGGACCTTG CTATAACCTTTGACTTCGTGAGGAAGGTGGGTCAGAAATACTTTGTGTCCAACAAGGAGAGAGGATCTTTCCAGAAGGCTGCAGATTTCTGCCAGCAACGAGGCTTGGAGCTGGCTCTGCCCCAGAGTGAGGAGGAGAACCACATGCTGCTTCAGCTGATGGGTCAAGATGAGAAAAGAGCCTGGATCAACATCAACATGAGAAAAGCAGAAGGGAACTTCCAGTCCGACATGAAAaatcgacctctgacctttaccAAATGGGGAGAAAGTCAGCCGGATCAAGGCATTCAGGACAGCGGCTGCAGCATGGCAACTGAGGACGGCACCTGGAGAGTGACACCAGACTGTTCTCTGGACGCTGACATCATCTGTCAGCTGTAG
- the LOC122835931 gene encoding pulmonary surfactant-associated protein D-like isoform X3 yields the protein MCKCVFELMKDSIFSAEKIIYQTKYQIKLLFYSIQHFTEKMRFCFLFCVFCLIVPMSLSQQPGPPGEKGDRGFPGPPGAPGPIGLKGETGRPGFPGPPGVEGRDGAPGFPGIPGQKGDPGSTGPRGPPGMVGPPGPSGPSGPVTMCGRELFNSFTRDVERLMKITAKLDLAITFDFVRKVGQKYFVSNKERGSFQKAADFCQQRGLELALPQSEEENHMLLQLMGQDEKRAWININMRKAEGNFQSDMKNRPLTFTKWGESQPDQGIQDSGCSMATEDGTWRVTPDCSLDADIICQL from the exons atgtgtaaatgtgtgtttgaaCTGATGAAAGACAGCATCTTTTCTGctgagaaaattatttatcaaaCTAAGTATCAAATTAAACTCCTTTTTTACAGTATCCAACACTTCACTGAGAAgatgaggttttgttttctcttctgtgttttctgtctaaTTGTCCCCATGAGCCTCAGTCAGCAGCCGGGTCCCCCTGGTGAGAAAGGTGACAGAGGATTTCCTGGACCACCTGGAGCACCTGGACCAATAG GACTTAAGGGAGAAACAGGACGTCCTGGATTTCCTGGACCACCAGGAGTAGAAGGACGTGATGGAGCACCGG GGTTTCCTGGAATTCCGGGACAAAAAGGAGATCCTGGTTCGACTGGACCAAGGG GGCCACCTGGAATGGTTGGACCACCTGGACCATCTGGACCATCTGGACCCGTCACCATGTGTGGACGAG AGCTCTTTAATTCTTTCACACGGGATGTTGAAAGACTGATGAAGATCACCGCTAAGCTGGACCTTG CTATAACCTTTGACTTCGTGAGGAAGGTGGGTCAGAAATACTTTGTGTCCAACAAGGAGAGAGGATCTTTCCAGAAGGCTGCAGATTTCTGCCAGCAACGAGGCTTGGAGCTGGCTCTGCCCCAGAGTGAGGAGGAGAACCACATGCTGCTTCAGCTGATGGGTCAAGATGAGAAAAGAGCCTGGATCAACATCAACATGAGAAAAGCAGAAGGGAACTTCCAGTCCGACATGAAAaatcgacctctgacctttaccAAATGGGGAGAAAGTCAGCCGGATCAAGGCATTCAGGACAGCGGCTGCAGCATGGCAACTGAGGACGGCACCTGGAGAGTGACACCAGACTGTTCTCTGGACGCTGACATCATCTGTCAGCTGTAG
- the LOC122835933 gene encoding uncharacterized protein LOC122835933 → MRFCFLFCVFCLIVPMSLSQQPGPPGEKGDRGFPGPPGVPGTPGAIGLKGETGRPGFPGPPGVEGRDGAPGISPQSKESFSKELKNRAKKIWRKRRAIKNTLAIFYNFFTANEDFLISFWIQGVLEFRDKKEILVRLDQGGHLEWLDHLDHLDHLDPSPCVDEDVERLMKITAKLDLALTFDFVRKAGQKYFVSNKERGSFQKAADFCQQRGLELALPQSEEENHMLLQLMGQDEKRAWININMRKAEGNFQSDMKNRPLTFTKWGERQPDQRIQDIGCSMATEDGTWRVTPDCSLDADIICQL, encoded by the exons atgaggttttgttttctcttctgtgttttctgtctaaTTGTCCCCATGAGCCTCAGTCAGCAGCCGGGTCCCCCTGGTGAGAAAGGTGACAGAGGATTTCCTGGACCACCTGGAGTACCTGGAACACCTGGAGCAATAG GACTTAAGGGAGAAACAGGACGTCCTGGATTTCCTGGACCACCAGGAGTAGAAGGACGTGATGGAGCACCGGGTATCAGCCCACAAAGCAAAGAGAGTTTTTCTAAAGAGCTAAAGaatagagcaaaaaaaatctggagaaagagaagagcaataaaaaatactctAGCCATATTCTATAACTTTTTTACTGCCAATGAAGATTTCCTTATCTCTTTTTGGATTCAGGGAGTCCTGGAATTCCGGGACAAAAAGGAGATCCTGGTTCGACTGGACCAAGGG GGCCACCTGGAATGGTTGGACCACCTGGACCATCTGGACCATCTGGACCCGTCACCATGTGTGGACGAG GATGTTGAAAGACTGATGAAGATCACCGCTAAGCTGGACCTTG CTTTAACCTTTGACTTTGTGAGGAAGGCGGGTCAGAAATACTTTGTGTCCAACAAGGAGAGAGGATCTTTCCAGAAGGCTGCAGATTTCTGCCAGCAACGAGGCTTGGAGCTGGCTCTGCCCCAGAGTGAGGAGGAGAACCACATGCTGCTTCAGCTGATGGGTCAAGATGAGAAAAGAGCCTGGATCAACATCAACATGAGAAAAGCAGAAGGGAACTTCCAGTCCGACATGAAAaatcgacctctgacctttaccAAATGGGGAGAAAGACAGCCGGATCAAAGAATTCAGGACATCGGCTGCAGCATGGCAACTGAGGACGGCACCTGGAGAGTGACACCAGACTGTTCTCTGGACGCTGACATCATCTGTCAGCTGTAG
- the LOC122835931 gene encoding uncharacterized protein LOC122835931 isoform X1 produces MCKCVFELMKDSIFSAEKIIYQTKYQIKLLFYSIQHFTEKMRFCFLFCVFCLIVPMSLSQQPGPPGEKGDRGFPGPPGAPGPIGLKGETGRPGFPGPPGVEGRDGAPGISPQSKESFSKELKNRAKKIWRKRRAIKNTLAIFYNFFTANEDFLISFWIQGFLEFRDKKEILVRLDQGGHLEWLDHLDHLDHLDPSPCVDEDVERLMKITAKLDLAITFDFVRKVGQKYFVSNKERGSFQKAADFCQQRGLELALPQSEEENHMLLQLMGQDEKRAWININMRKAEGNFQSDMKNRPLTFTKWGESQPDQGIQDSGCSMATEDGTWRVTPDCSLDADIICQL; encoded by the exons atgtgtaaatgtgtgtttgaaCTGATGAAAGACAGCATCTTTTCTGctgagaaaattatttatcaaaCTAAGTATCAAATTAAACTCCTTTTTTACAGTATCCAACACTTCACTGAGAAgatgaggttttgttttctcttctgtgttttctgtctaaTTGTCCCCATGAGCCTCAGTCAGCAGCCGGGTCCCCCTGGTGAGAAAGGTGACAGAGGATTTCCTGGACCACCTGGAGCACCTGGACCAATAG GACTTAAGGGAGAAACAGGACGTCCTGGATTTCCTGGACCACCAGGAGTAGAAGGACGTGATGGAGCACCGGGTATCAGCCCACAAAGCAAAGAGAGTTTTTCTAAAGAGCTAAAGaatagagcaaaaaaaatctggagaaagagaagagcaataaaaaatactctAGCCATATTCTATAACTTTTTTACTGCCAATGAAGATTTCCTTATCTCTTTTTGGATTCAGGGTTTCCTGGAATTCCGGGACAAAAAGGAGATCCTGGTTCGACTGGACCAAGGG GGCCACCTGGAATGGTTGGACCACCTGGACCATCTGGACCATCTGGACCCGTCACCATGTGTGGACGAG GATGTTGAAAGACTGATGAAGATCACCGCTAAGCTGGACCTTG CTATAACCTTTGACTTCGTGAGGAAGGTGGGTCAGAAATACTTTGTGTCCAACAAGGAGAGAGGATCTTTCCAGAAGGCTGCAGATTTCTGCCAGCAACGAGGCTTGGAGCTGGCTCTGCCCCAGAGTGAGGAGGAGAACCACATGCTGCTTCAGCTGATGGGTCAAGATGAGAAAAGAGCCTGGATCAACATCAACATGAGAAAAGCAGAAGGGAACTTCCAGTCCGACATGAAAaatcgacctctgacctttaccAAATGGGGAGAAAGTCAGCCGGATCAAGGCATTCAGGACAGCGGCTGCAGCATGGCAACTGAGGACGGCACCTGGAGAGTGACACCAGACTGTTCTCTGGACGCTGACATCATCTGTCAGCTGTAG
- the LOC122835947 gene encoding interferon-induced transmembrane protein 1-like has product MHAGYANEASPGQPGAPTGVQHIVVNVPIERTNDYLVWSLCTFVYANFCCLGLGALICSVRARDRKALGDQNGAQRHASSARIFNIVALTLTSLTLFTYFVVLIAEAARR; this is encoded by the exons ATGCATGCTGGTTACGCCAACGAAGCGTCCCCTGGACAGCCTGGGGCTCCCACAGGAGTTCAGCACATCGTTGTGAACGTCCCCATTGAGCGCACAAACGATTATCTGGTCTGGTCGCTCTGCACCTTCGTCTACGCAAATTTTTGCTGTCTTGGATTGGGGGCTCTCATCTGTTCtgtcagg GCCAGAGACCGCAAGGCGCTTGGGGATCAGAACGGAGCCCAACGTCACGCCTCCTCTGCTCGCATTTTCAACATTGTGGCCTTGACTCTGACGTCTTTAACGCTCTTTACTTACTTTGTGGTGCTCATTGCTGAGGCTGCACGAAGATGA